TTGAGCACGAGCTTCACCCATCGCTCCTCACCGGGCTCTCCGCGCTGCGCGAAGCGAGGCACGCGGTAGAGATGCGATGCGAACGATGCATTGCCACGCCCGCCGATTCCACCGCGAACCGCGAGATAGAGCTGCCCGTGCCAGGCGAGATCGGCCATGACCTCTCCCGTGTCCGGATCGGTGATCAGGGTGCCACACGGAACGTGGATGAGCATGTCCTTGGCGTTCTGCCCTGCACACCGGCTGCCCATGCCGTGCTGCCCAGAAGCTGACTTGAAGTGAACCCCGTGCAGGAAGTCGTTCAAGGTCTGGAGATTCTCATCGGCCACCAGGAAGATGCTGCCTCCACGGCCGCCGTTCCCACCGCTGGGCCCCCCTTTGGCCACGAACTTCTCACGATGGAACGCGATGCAGCCATTGCCGCCATCGCCCGCCTTGAGCGAGATCTTGACCTCATCCAGAAAACGTTGCTGGCTCATCTTCGAACCTCTACCTCATTCCCATGTGCCGCGCACGACGATGCGGCTGAAACGCAATGAGGCCCACAGGACACCCTGTGGGCCCGCGTTCGCCCTTGCGTCAACGAACGTCAGACGGCGGCGGTCTCGGGCGCGGCCTCGAAGGCCACGACGTTCACGTGCATGCGATTGCGGCGCTCGGCGAACTCGACCACACCGTCAGCCGTGGCGAACAGCGTGTAGTCGGTACCCATGCCGACGTTCTTGCCCGGGTAGTACTTGGTTCCGCGCTGGCGAACGATGATGTTGCCCGCGCGGGCTGCCTGGCCCCCGTAGATCTTCACGCCAAGACGCTTGGCATTGCTGTCGCGCCCGTTACGGGTGCTGCCAAGCCCCTTCTTGTGGGCAAAGAGCTGGAGATCGAAGGTGAACATGACGGTTCCTCCATTGATCCCTGCGGAGAGTCTGGCGCCGCACAAGAGGCACACACGTGAGGCCTGGGGCGCTCGCAGGGGTCTACGCCGACGATGTCAGCGTAGGAAACAGAGCAGAGTATAGCACAGGGCGAGATGACGCGCAAGACCCAGGCGCATCTCGGGTGCCGTTGGACGCCCGCCTCAGTGCGCCGCGTCGCGAACGTAGGCCACGCCCTCGTAGTGCACCTCCCCGCCGGTCGCGGCGCAGTAGACGGCCCGACGGGTTGCCAGGGAGAGGTGCGTGATGCGCTGCGAGGCCGGATCCCACTCGAGCCAGCCCGCAACCGACATCTTCACGACGTTGCCATCGCTGGGCGCCTCCGGAGCGCGATCGGGTCGCAGGCCCGGGTGAACCATCTCCAGCTCGCCCTCGAGACGAGCGCGATTGCCCGCACAGACCGTGGCCACGAGCTGCGCGCGACGAACGCGCGACCTGGCCCGCTCATCGGAGCGCGCCATCATGAGCGCGGGCTCTGGGCGGAAGTGAACCAGCATGCTTTTGGTCACATCGTCATCGATGCGGTACGCGTCACCCGCAGAAAGGCCTGTGGGCGGCAGGAGCTGTCGGCACCCATCGGCGGAGAGGGTGATCCAGTCTCGGGTGGGAGGGCCCAGGGACGTCGTGTCCGGACGAAAATCGCCGCAATAGGGGTGGAGCTTCTCGGTGAGGCGCGCGATGAAGTCGGGATCGGTGTAGCGCAGCACCACGCGAAGCTCGAGTGCCGCATCCGGTCGGCGCGCGCTGCTCTGATAGG
This is a stretch of genomic DNA from Pseudomonadota bacterium. It encodes these proteins:
- a CDS encoding 50S ribosomal protein L27; the encoded protein is MFTFDLQLFAHKKGLGSTRNGRDSNAKRLGVKIYGGQAARAGNIIVRQRGTKYYPGKNVGMGTDYTLFATADGVVEFAERRNRMHVNVVAFEAAPETAAV